DNA from Terriglobales bacterium:
ACCCTGAGCAGGCCGGTGATCTCGAGGACGTGCCGAACCTGGGGGGTCAGGTGGCAGAACTTGATGTCGCCGCCGGCGCGGCGGGCGGAGACCACCATGCCGACCACGCGTCCGATGCCGCCGCTATCCATGTCGCGCACGCCGCCCAGGTGGAATACCATGCGCGGCGTCTCGGGCAGAACAGCATTGACGCGTTCGCGCAGGGCGTCGGCTTCGACGCCATAGATGATGCGCCCACGGCAGCGCAGGACGCGCACATCGCCCTGGGTAAAGGTCTCGATCTCAAGCCGCATCGAACATTCCTAGGAGCCCTGGCT
Protein-coding regions in this window:
- a CDS encoding STAS domain-containing protein, whose product is MRLEIETFTQGDVRVLRCRGRIIYGVEADALRERVNAVLPETPRMVFHLGGVRDMDSGGIGRVVGMVVSARRAGGDIKFCHLTPQVRHVLEITGLLRVFEVFATEEEALRAFASGVKASA